Proteins found in one Cellulomonas palmilytica genomic segment:
- a CDS encoding glycine--tRNA ligase, with protein MAAPSRLDSVVSLAKRRGFVFPSGEIYGGTRSAWDYGPLGVELKENIKRQWWRAMVTSRDDIVGLDSSVILPRQVWVASGHVGVFTDPLTECLSCHKRFREDQLLEEFEERKGRAAEGGLAGVPCPNCGTKGEWTEPRDFNMMLKTYLGPVEDESGLHYLRPETAQGIFVNFKNVYTAARMKPPFGIGQIGKSFRNEITPGNFIFRTREFEQMEMEFFVEPGTDETWHQYWIDFRTDWYVDLGIDRENLRHYEHPAEKLSHYSKRTVDIEYRFGFQGSEWGELEGIANRTDFDLSTHTEHSGQDLSFFDQAKNERYVPYVIEPAAGLTRSLMAFLVEAYAEDEAPNTKGGVDTRVVLKLDPRLAPVKAAVLPLSRNEQLSPKARDLAAELRKSWNVDFDDAGAIGRRYRRQDEIGTPFCITVDFDTLDDQAVTIRHRDDMTQERVALDQVTSYLAPRLLGA; from the coding sequence GTGGCAGCACCTTCGCGTCTGGATTCCGTCGTCTCCCTCGCCAAGCGGCGAGGTTTCGTGTTCCCGAGCGGCGAGATCTACGGCGGTACCCGCTCCGCGTGGGACTACGGGCCGCTCGGCGTCGAGCTCAAGGAGAACATCAAGCGTCAGTGGTGGCGTGCGATGGTCACGAGCCGTGACGACATCGTCGGCCTCGACTCGTCGGTGATCCTGCCCCGCCAGGTCTGGGTGGCCTCGGGCCACGTCGGGGTGTTCACCGACCCGCTGACCGAGTGCCTGAGCTGCCACAAGCGGTTCCGCGAGGACCAGCTGCTCGAGGAGTTCGAGGAGCGCAAGGGCCGCGCGGCCGAGGGCGGCCTCGCGGGCGTGCCGTGCCCGAACTGCGGCACCAAGGGCGAGTGGACCGAGCCCCGCGACTTCAACATGATGCTCAAGACGTACCTCGGCCCGGTCGAGGACGAGTCGGGCCTGCACTACCTGCGGCCCGAGACGGCCCAGGGCATCTTCGTGAACTTCAAGAACGTCTACACCGCCGCGCGCATGAAGCCCCCGTTCGGCATCGGCCAGATCGGCAAGTCGTTCCGCAACGAGATCACGCCCGGCAACTTCATCTTCCGCACGCGCGAGTTCGAGCAGATGGAGATGGAGTTCTTCGTCGAGCCCGGTACCGACGAGACGTGGCACCAGTACTGGATCGACTTCCGCACCGACTGGTACGTCGACCTGGGCATCGACCGCGAGAACCTGCGGCACTACGAGCACCCGGCCGAGAAGCTGTCGCACTACTCGAAGCGGACCGTCGACATCGAGTACCGGTTCGGCTTCCAGGGCAGCGAGTGGGGCGAGCTCGAGGGCATCGCGAACCGCACCGACTTCGACCTGTCGACGCACACCGAGCACTCCGGTCAGGACCTGTCGTTCTTCGACCAGGCCAAGAACGAGCGATACGTGCCGTACGTCATCGAGCCGGCCGCGGGTCTGACCCGCTCGCTCATGGCGTTCCTCGTCGAGGCGTACGCCGAGGACGAGGCCCCCAACACCAAGGGCGGCGTCGACACGCGCGTCGTGCTCAAGCTCGACCCGCGCCTCGCACCGGTCAAGGCCGCGGTGCTCCCGCTGTCGCGCAACGAGCAGCTCTCGCCCAAGGCGCGTGACCTCGCGGCCGAGCTGCGCAAGAGCTGGAACGTCGACTTCGACGACGCGGGTGCGATCGGCCGCCGCTACCGCCGCCAGGACGAGATCGGCACGCCGTTCTGCATCACGGTCGACTTCGACACCCTCGACGACCAGGCCGTGACGATCCGCCACCGCGACGACATGACGCAGGAGCGCGTGGCGCTCGACCAGGTCACGTCCTACCTCGCGCCGCGTCTCCTGGGCGCCTGA